TCGGCGTCCTTCACGCCCTGGTCTCGGCGGGCGTGACCGTCTGGAACGCGCCGACCGCCATCGAGCGCTCGGTGGACAAGGCGGCCACCTCGCTCCTCATCGCCCGGGCCGGCCTGCCGACGCCGGCCACCTGGGTGTTCTCGAAGCGCGAGGCCGCCGCCGCCCTGGTCGCGACCGAGGCCCGGCCCGGCGCGCCGCTCGTCCTCAAGCCGCTGTTCGGCTCGCAGGGGGAGGGGCTCGTGCTGATCGAGCGGCCGGAGGATCTGCCCGACGAAGAGGCGGTGGCGCGGGTCTACTACCTCCAGCGCTATGTTCCGCGTCGCGACGGGTTGTGGCGCGATTACCGGGTCTTTGTCTGCGACGGGCGCGCCATCGCCGGCATGATCCGCGAGGGCGACGGCTGGATCACCAACGTCCACCGGGGCGGCCGGCCGCTGACCTGGGCGATGCCGCGGGCGGCGGCCGAACTCGCGGAGGCCGCCGCCGCGGCCGTCGGGGTCGACTATTCCGGCGTCGATCTGGTTGAGGACGGGGAGGGCGGCTTCTCGATCCTGGAGGTCAATTCCATGCCGGCGTGGTCGGGTCTGCAGACCGTCTGCGAGACCGACATCGCCGCCGCCGTGGTGCGCGGGTTCCTGGCCGCCGCCCGCGGCGCGAGCCGTCCCAGGCTCGTGGTCGCATGAGCATGCGCGACAGCACGCTCGACGCGGGGCTGATCGGAACGCTCTACCGGGCGGCCTGCCTGGCGGAACTCGACGCCCTCAAACCCGGCAACGTCCACGCCTTCGCGGCCGGCCACCGGATGGTGGTGGCCGACTTCATCACGAGCGCCGACGTCTCCGCCCCGGCCCTGGCGCAAGCGGGGACCGGGATCGGCGCGCGCGTCCGCGACGGCGTCGCCGCCACGATGGCGGCGGTGGGCCAGAACACGAATCTTGGCATCCTGCTGCTCTGCGCTCCGCTGGCGGTCGCCGCCGAGCGAGGACAGTCGGTCTCGGCCAGCCTCGGCAGCCTGCAGAGCCCGGATTCCGAGGCGGTCTTCGCCGCGATCCGCCTCGCCAATCCCGGCGGCCTCGGGCGGGCCGGCAACCACGATGTCGCCGCGCCGGCGCCGAAATCCCTGCTGGAGGCCATGGCGGAGGCTGCGGGGCGAGACCGGATCGCCCGCGCCTATGTCGACAACTTCGCCGACGTGGCGGCGATCGGCCTTCCGGCATTGTCGGCGGCCCGCGAGACGGGGCTCGACCCGTCGTGGTGCACGAGCGCGGTCCATCTCGCCTACCTGCGGTCGGTCCCGGACAGCCATATTGCCCGCAAGGCGGGATCGGCGACTGCCGAGGCCGTTCGGCGGGAGGCCGAGGCGGCGCTGACCGGACTCGATCTGGCCTGCAAGCCGGTCACGCCGCTCCTCGCCCTCGATGCCTCGCTCAAGGCCCGCGGCCTGAACCCCGGCACGAGCGCAGATTTCACGGTCGCGACCCTGTTCTGGGACGCCCTCGCGGCGGCGGGCGCCGTGCTGGCCTGAACCGCACCCGGGTTCCATAAATTTCCCCGCGCGGACAATAAGAAATTCCTTCGTTGCAGGGCCTTGCGCGGGTTGTGAGCCGCAGGGCCCCGCTGTAGGGTCCGCCGCGCTGTCCGGCCCAACCGGCTCGGCTCATCCGGCTCGGCCGGCATGGTCGGGCGCCGATAACAAGGATGGCTTCCCGGCCGCGGCACCGCCCGGCGCGCGGCTCTATTTCGGAATCCAGGGAGAGACACCGAATGGCGAAGATCACCAAGGTTCAGGTCGGCGAAGCGCTCGTCGGCGACGGCAACGAGGTCGCCCACATCGACCTCATCATCGGACCGCGCGGTTCGCCGGCCGAGTCGGCTTTCTGCAACGGCCTCGTGAACAACAAGCACGGCTTCACCAGCCTGCTCGCGGTCATCGCGCCGAACCTGCCGTGCAAGCCCAACACCCTGATGTTCAACAAGGTCACCATCAACGACGCCCGCCAGGCCGTCCAGATGTTCGGACCGGCCCAGCACGGCGTTGCCAAGGCCGTTCAGGACGCGGTGGCCGAGGGCATCATCCCGGCGGACGAGGCCGACGACCTGTACATCCTGGTCGGCGTGTTCATCCACTGGGAGGCGGCCGACGACGCCAAGATCCAGAAGTACAACTACGAGGCGACCAAGCTGTCGATCCAGCGCGCCGTGAACGGCGAGCCGAAGGCCTCGACGGTCACCGAGCAGCGCAACTCCGCGCAGCACCCCTTCGCCGCCAACGCTTAGATCGGGGACGGTCCTGGGCAGAGCGAGCCTCCGCCCGCACCGCGGGGCCTGCTCCAGCGACTGGCTTCGATCTTCCTTGGCCGATAGGTAGGCTTCTGAACGGGACGGCTCGCGCCGTCCCGTTTTTCGTTTGTCCTCTGCGCCGGAATAAACGTTGCCGGTCGGTGCTGCAGGGGATGCAGCGGCGTGATGTCCTGCCCGGTTGATGGGTGACGGCACGATCCGCATAGGCGACGCACCGAGACGGTCGGGTTGGTGAGGCACCACCCGTCTGAGGTCGTCGCGGCGATCGAGCGATCGATTCCCTTGGTGGCCGAGCCTCGGCAACGCTTCTTCTGCCTCGGCGCCGAAATCGAAGCCGATCTCGGCCGTACGGAGGGCAGACCGATCCAGGCTGGCCGCGTCGAACGGTGAACGCCTCAGCGCGGGGGATCGGAGCGGCGTCGGGAGATGCCTGGAAGAAAAAGGGCCGCCTCTCGGCGGCCCCTCCTCGTCTCGCAGGTCGGCTGAGGACTTAGAAGTCCATGCCGCCCATGCCGCCGCCCGGCATCGCCGGGGCAGGGCTGTCCTTCTTCGGCGCGTCGGCGACCATCGCCTCGGTGGTCACCAGCAAGCCGGCCACGGAAGCCGCATCCTGCAGTGCAGTGCGCACCACCTTGGCCGGGTCGACGATGCCGGCCTGGATCATGTCGACGTACTCTTCGGTCTGCGCGTTGAAGCCGAAGGTCTCCGAGCCCGTGTTGTCGGTGATCTTGCCGACCACGATCGAGCCCTCGACGCCCGCGTTCTGGGCGATCTGGCGGATCGGAGCCTCAAGGGCCTTCAGCACGATCTTGATGCCGGCCTGGACGTCCGGGATGTCGGACTTCAGCTCGGCGACCGCCTTCTTGGCGCGCAGCAGCGCAGTGCCGCCGCCCGGGACGATGCCTTCCTCGACCGCCGCGCGGGTGGCGTTGAGGGCGTCGTCGACGCGGTCCTTCTTCTCCTTCACCTCGACCTCGGTCGCGCCGCCGACGCGGATCACCGCGACGCCGCCCGCGAGCTTGGCCAGACGCTCCTGGAGCTTCTCACGATCGTAGTCCGAGGTGGTCTCCTCGATCTGCGCCTTGATCTGGGCGATACGGCCCTCGATGTCGGACTTCTCGCCGACGCCGTCGATGATCGTGGTGTTCTCCTTCTCGATGCGCACGCGCTTGGCGCGGCCGAGCATGGGGAGCGTCACGTTCTCGAGCTTGATGCCGAGATCCTCGGCGATCATCTGACCCTTGGTCAGGATCGCGATGTCCTCGAGCATCGCCTTGCGGCGGTCGCCGAAGCCCGGCGCCTTGACGGCCGCGACCTTCAGGCCGCCGCGGAGCTTGTTGACCACGAGGGTGGCGAGCGCCTCGCCCTCGATGTCCTCGGCGATGATCAGGAGCGGCTTGCCGGTCTGAACGACGGCCTCGAGCACCGGCAGCATCGCCTGGAGCGACGAGAGCTTCTTCTCGTGGATGAGGATGTAGGGATCCTCGAGCTCGGCGACCATCTTCTCCGCGTTCGTGATGAAGTACGGGGAGAGGTAGCCGCGGTCGAACTGCATGCCCTCGACGACGTCGAGCTCGGTCTCGGCGGTCTTGGCCTCCTCGACGGTGATGACGCCCTCGTTGCCCACCTTCTGCATGGCGTGGGCGATCATCTGGCCGATCTCGGTGTCGCCGTTCGACGAGATGGTGCCGACCTGCGCGACCTCGTCGGAGGTCGAGACCTTCTTGGCGCGCGAGGTGATGTCCTTGACGGCAGCCTGCGTGGCGAGGTCGATGCCGCGCTTCAGGTC
The sequence above is drawn from the Methylobacterium mesophilicum SR1.6/6 genome and encodes:
- a CDS encoding triphosphoribosyl-dephospho-CoA synthase encodes the protein MSMRDSTLDAGLIGTLYRAACLAELDALKPGNVHAFAAGHRMVVADFITSADVSAPALAQAGTGIGARVRDGVAATMAAVGQNTNLGILLLCAPLAVAAERGQSVSASLGSLQSPDSEAVFAAIRLANPGGLGRAGNHDVAAPAPKSLLEAMAEAAGRDRIARAYVDNFADVAAIGLPALSAARETGLDPSWCTSAVHLAYLRSVPDSHIARKAGSATAEAVRREAEAALTGLDLACKPVTPLLALDASLKARGLNPGTSADFTVATLFWDALAAAGAVLA
- the fae gene encoding 5,6,7,8-tetrahydromethanopterin hydro-lyase; protein product: MAKITKVQVGEALVGDGNEVAHIDLIIGPRGSPAESAFCNGLVNNKHGFTSLLAVIAPNLPCKPNTLMFNKVTINDARQAVQMFGPAQHGVAKAVQDAVAEGIIPADEADDLYILVGVFIHWEAADDAKIQKYNYEATKLSIQRAVNGEPKASTVTEQRNSAQHPFAANA
- the groL gene encoding chaperonin GroEL (60 kDa chaperone family; promotes refolding of misfolded polypeptides especially under stressful conditions; forms two stacked rings of heptamers to form a barrel-shaped 14mer; ends can be capped by GroES; misfolded proteins enter the barrel where they are refolded when GroES binds): MAAKDVRFSADARDKMLRGVDILADAVKVTLGPKGRNVVIEKSFGAPRITKDGVTVAKEIELSDRFENMGAQMVREVASKTNDIAGDGTTTATVLAQAIVREGAKYVAAGINPMDLKRGIDLATQAAVKDITSRAKKVSTSDEVAQVGTISSNGDTEIGQMIAHAMQKVGNEGVITVEEAKTAETELDVVEGMQFDRGYLSPYFITNAEKMVAELEDPYILIHEKKLSSLQAMLPVLEAVVQTGKPLLIIAEDIEGEALATLVVNKLRGGLKVAAVKAPGFGDRRKAMLEDIAILTKGQMIAEDLGIKLENVTLPMLGRAKRVRIEKENTTIIDGVGEKSDIEGRIAQIKAQIEETTSDYDREKLQERLAKLAGGVAVIRVGGATEVEVKEKKDRVDDALNATRAAVEEGIVPGGGTALLRAKKAVAELKSDIPDVQAGIKIVLKALEAPIRQIAQNAGVEGSIVVGKITDNTGSETFGFNAQTEEYVDMIQAGIVDPAKVVRTALQDAASVAGLLVTTEAMVADAPKKDSPAPAMPGGGMGGMDF
- a CDS encoding ATP-grasp domain-containing protein, with the protein product MRIGLAADNGTWHRNRLLTALQAQGVEPVLFSLADVAVVTGGGEPLRVPGFPEALPDGVLMRTIAGGTFEATTMRLGVLHALVSAGVTVWNAPTAIERSVDKAATSLLIARAGLPTPATWVFSKREAAAALVATEARPGAPLVLKPLFGSQGEGLVLIERPEDLPDEEAVARVYYLQRYVPRRDGLWRDYRVFVCDGRAIAGMIREGDGWITNVHRGGRPLTWAMPRAAAELAEAAAAAVGVDYSGVDLVEDGEGGFSILEVNSMPAWSGLQTVCETDIAAAVVRGFLAAARGASRPRLVVA